DNA from Gloeocapsa sp. PCC 73106:
TATGGCAAAACCGTGATTTTGACTCGTGATTTCTACCTGTTGTTGACTTAAACCTGCGGGTTGATTTAAACCGCGATGTCCAAATTTTAACTTAAAGGTTTTAGCACCTAGGGATAAACCAAGAATCTGATGTCCCATACAAATACCAAAAGTAGGTTTACCCTCTTTAAGTAAAGCTTTGGTCAATTCTACACCCTCGGTGACCGCTGCGGGATCTCCGGGACCATTGGAAAGAAAAATACCATCGGGTTTATATTCCAGGATTTCAGCTACCGATGTGCTAGGAGGTACGACGATTACACGACATCCGTATTTAACTAGACGTTTAAGGATATTTCTTTTAATACCGAAATCAATCGCTACCACCGTTAATGGTTCACTGTCTGATGATTCTGGGGTTTCATTAAATTCCCAGACAGACTCGGTACCCTCTGACCATTCATAAATTTCTTTAGTAGTTACTTCTTTAACTAAATTTAAACCTGCCATCAAGGGTGCACTTTGAACTAGAGGAAGCAGTTTATCTGGTTCGAGTATTTCTGTAGAAATTGCTCCATTCATCGCCCCAGAAGTGCGAATTTTACGAGTTAGAGAACGGGTATCTAGACCATAAATACCCTTAATTTGGTATCTTTCCAGATAATCAGGCAGGGACTCAGTAGAGCGCCAATTACTAGGACGTCTAGCTATATTACGACATATTACTCCTTTAACATGGGGATGGGATGACTCTTCATCTTCTGGGTTAATTCCGGTGTTACCCAATTCAGGATAAGTAAAAATAACGATTTGACCTTGGTAGCTGGGGTCCGTCAGGACTTCTTGATAGCCGGTGATTCCGGTATTAAATACTACCTCTGCGATCGTGGTTCCCTGATGTCCGAAGGAAAAACCTTGATAGAAGGTTCCGTCGGCTAGGACTAGTAAAGCTGGTGTAGCCTTGGCAATGGGCATAAGTAATTATTCTTTAAGTAATCTTTTTATTTATAACTTACCCTGAAAAAAGATATCATAATAATTGTATGAAATTTAAGTAAATCATTAATTGTATTGGAATGTTAACAAAAGCAGAGTTAAAACTCTGTAAGTTTTTACAAATTAGATAATATTAAATCATGAGTCCCAAAAAACTCTCTGATGCTGATAAACAAGAAATTATTGAACTTTATCGAACTTCCCCAGAAACCACTTCAACTTTGGCAGACCGCTATGGGGTGAGTAGTTCAACTATTAGTAGATTTTTAAAGAGTTATTTCTCAGAATC
Protein-coding regions in this window:
- the carA gene encoding glutamine-hydrolyzing carbamoyl-phosphate synthase small subunit, with translation MPIAKATPALLVLADGTFYQGFSFGHQGTTIAEVVFNTGITGYQEVLTDPSYQGQIVIFTYPELGNTGINPEDEESSHPHVKGVICRNIARRPSNWRSTESLPDYLERYQIKGIYGLDTRSLTRKIRTSGAMNGAISTEILEPDKLLPLVQSAPLMAGLNLVKEVTTKEIYEWSEGTESVWEFNETPESSDSEPLTVVAIDFGIKRNILKRLVKYGCRVIVVPPSTSVAEILEYKPDGIFLSNGPGDPAAVTEGVELTKALLKEGKPTFGICMGHQILGLSLGAKTFKLKFGHRGLNQPAGLSQQQVEITSQNHGFAIEADSLGTDVEITHLNLNDRTIAGLRHKTLPFFSVQYHPEASPGPHDADYLFEKFVQLMRQA